In one Musa acuminata AAA Group cultivar baxijiao chromosome BXJ2-5, Cavendish_Baxijiao_AAA, whole genome shotgun sequence genomic region, the following are encoded:
- the LOC135612244 gene encoding gamma-interferon-responsive lysosomal thiol protein-like, whose amino-acid sequence MASFRRLGLLLLILLCHVFSTPVVVSGRKVSLSLYYEALCPFCSSFIVNHLPKIFSNGLISIVDLDFIPFGNAMLDPNGSISCQHGQYECLLNTVEACAISSWPIVQQHFRFIYCIEHLVEEGQYTNWEACFQQTGFGSKPVIDCYNSGYGDELELQYKAKTDALQPPHIYVPWLVVNGQPLYEDYENFEHYVCKAYDGVPPRACEGLLLRTSKKEKPNKEEPFCYIDGVISPSAAGKKHKMELHY is encoded by the exons ATGGCTTCGTTCCGCCGcctcggcctcctcctcctcatcctcctctgccATGTCTTCTCCACGCCCGTTGTTGTTTCCGGTCGGAAGGTCTCGCTGTCCTTGTACTACGAGGCGCTGTGCCCCTTCTGCTCCAGCTTCATCGTGAACCACCTCCCCAAGATCTTCAGCAACGGACTGATCTCCATCGTCGACCTCGATTTCATCCCCTTCGGCAACGCCATGCTCGACCCCAACGGCTCCATCTCCTGCCAG CATGGCCAGTATGAGTGCCTATTGAACACTGTTGAAGCATGTGCTATAAGTTCTTGGCCCATTGTG CAACAACATTTTAGATTCATTTACTGTATCGAGCACTTGGTTGAAGAAGGTCAATACACCAACTGGGAAGCTTGTTTCCAACAGACTGGCTTTGGTTCAAAACCTGTCATTGATTGCTATAACAGTGGATATGGGGATGAG CTTGAACTACAATATAAAGCAAAGACAGATGCACTTCAGCCCCCTCACATTTACGTGCCTTGGTTGGTAGTTAACGGACAGCCACTCTATGAG GATTATGAGAATTTCGAGCATTACGTTTGCAAAGCCTATGATGGAGTACCTCCTAGAGCTTGTGAAGGGCTGCTTCTAAGGACATCCAAGAAGGAAAAACCAAACAAAGAGGAGCCATTTTGCTATATTGATGGAGTGATCAGCCCTTCCGCAGCCGGAAAGAAGCACAAAATGGAGCTACACTACTGA
- the LOC135612245 gene encoding uncharacterized protein LOC135612245: MAIAFPTLLLTLLLSSSHLPLSSPADEAFDVRRHLSTVTRYDVATETYDGSFSPSAIHDGCRPIHLNLVARHGTRAPTKKRIKELDRLAIRLDLLLDDAKQKAGKDSLQKIPAWLWGWQSPWKGRERGGELIVKGEEELYKLGTRVRERFPQLFDEEYHPDTFRIMATQVPRASASAVAFGMGIFAGKGSLGPGQHRSFSVISESRASDIHLRFFDTCETYKEFRTSKEPDVEKMKEPLFDQIASSLSSRYHLNFTRQDISTLWFLCKQEASLLDITNQACGLFNPSEVSLLEWTDDIEVFVLKGYGESVNYRMGVPLLQDVVHSMEQAISAEEGNLASGTSEKARLRFAHAETVVPFTCLLGLFLEGPEFEQIQREQPLSLPPKPPQRRNWRGSSVAPFAGNNMLVLYQCPGNTSNDRLSSGVQRNKYFVHVLHNEIPIPMPGCGQRDFCQFEVFKERIVNPHLKHDFNSVCNMKLKMPEANCPQKPCSFTSKLSNLFGRFFPKKDHNPCIKNKKNEL; this comes from the exons ATGGCGATCGCTTTCCCCACCCTTCTTCTcacccttctcctctcttcctctcatCTCCCTCTCTCCTCACCCGCCGACGAGGCTTTCGACGTCCGCCGACACCTCTCGACCGTCACCAG ATACGATGTTGCAACAGAGACGTACGATGGTTCCTTTTCTCCTTCTGCCATACATGATGGATGCAGACCAATTCACTTAAATCTTGTG GCAAGGCACGGCACACGTGCCCCAACCAAGAAACGCATAAAAGAGTTGGATCGTTTGGCAATTCGTTTAGATTTACTTCTCGATGATGCTAAGCAAAAAGCAGGAAAGGACTCTCTGCAGAAAATTCCAGCCTGGTTATGGGGTTGGCAGTCACCATGGAAAGGTAGAGAGAGAGGTGGGGAGCTAATCGTCAAAGGGGAGGAAGAGCTTTACAAACTTGGAACCCGTGTGAGGGAAAGGTTTCCGCAACTGTTTGATGAAGAATATCACCCTGATACATTCCGAATAATGGCAACACAG GTCCCTCGAGCATCAGCTAGTGCTGTGGCATTTGGCATGGGAATATTTGCTGGGAAAGGCAGCCTTGGACCTGGACAGCATCGGTCTTTTTCTGTGATTAGTGAAAGTCGTGCTAGTGACATACATCTGCGGTTCTTTGATACTTGTGAAACATACAAG GAATTTAGAACAAGTAAAGAGCCCGATGTTGAAAAGATGAAAGAACCTCTTTTTGATCAAATTGCATCTTCATTATCTAGTCGATACCACCTAAATTTTACAAGGCAGGATATTTCAACCCTCTGGTTTCTATGTAAGCAG GAAGCATCTTTACTGGACATTACAAATCAAGCTTGTGGCCTTTTTAATCCTTCCGAG GTTTCTTTACTTGAGTGGACAGATGACATAGAGGTATTTGTGCTAAAGGGTTATGGTGAATCGGTTAATTACCGCATGGGAGTACCATTACTCCAAGATGTTGTCCACTCAATGGAGCAAGCAATTTCTGCTGAAGAAG GAAACCTTGCCAGTGGAACTTCCGAGAAAGCAAGGCTTCGTTTTGCACATGCTGAAACGGTCGTTCCTTTCACCTGTTTGCTTGGACTTTTTCTTGAAGGACCTG AATTTGAACAAATTCAACGGGAGCAACCATTGAGCCTTCCTCCAAAGCCACCCCAGAGGAGAAATTGGAGGGGCAGCAGTGTAGCACCTTTTGCTGGCAATAACATGTTGGTCTTATACCAGTGTCCAGGCAATACTTCTAATGACAGATTATCCTCTGGAGTTCAAAGGAACAAGTATTTTGTGCATGTGCTGCACAATGAAATCCCAATTCCGATGCCG GGTTGTGGCCAAAGAGATTTTTGTCAGTTTGAGGTTTTCAAG GAAAGAATTGTCAATCCCCATCTGAAGCATGATTTCAATTCGGTTTGCAACATGAAGTTGAAAATGCCAGAAGCCAATTGCCCACAAAAACCTTGTTCATTCACTAGCAAGTTGTCAAATTTATTTGGTAGATTTTTCCCGAAGAAAGACCACAATCCATGCATCAAAAACAAGAAGAATGAATTGTGA